In Methanosarcina barkeri MS, a single window of DNA contains:
- a CDS encoding TIGR04279 domain-containing protein, whose protein sequence is MKKKTGIYNEIFSRKWRLIFITLVLIFSVISISATGAGSQTNSQARDKVVHESNIGVSNETEDNYLYYIVDENYTEVNCFDCMENDEDNNTKDDYSSCTKSDKNYTDKCSYCIEDEENLEQKVGENKSKENQETGENNTKLETGTGKSTETKEKVENSTKSETEKNTTTQKTVENNTKSETGTEAGKNTTTQKTVENNTKLETETGKNTTTQETGENNTKSKTETEAGKNTTTQETIENNTKSKTETEAGKNTTTQETIENNTKSKTETEAGKNTTTQKTVENNTKLETETEAGKNTTTQETIENNTKSKTETEAGKNTTTQETGEDIEQETDLADSILHYKVYKIEENKSKENQETGENNTKSKTETGKNTDSKENIKGNESKNSEANVSNLKYKTITVNETVERENKSESNDTDSKENIKKRSKNSEANISNWYKTITVNKTVERENKSESNDTDSKENIEKNESKNSEANVSNWYKTTTVNKTVDQENESESNNTDSQENIGEDNQKSSKSGGSNCKCKIIASNKTVAQENESKSSENNVSNLKYKIITVNRTITQNNTKTKNETKNETINESKSLKSTEVETKNRTKTSNGISNETSNGTSNGTSNGISNETSNGTSNGTSNSTKSVESEVLSPEVNWTVASQEVNKIKVYNWTGSQGNESVTPKVKTERNSWNNIKFILSYSYPLRSFYTTKDNVNISYNGPGTLGQQKVDIYLIKEYSPSSPENEILYGTNKSTISLEDVLNNDTEAYVKIPATLNKEGDLTPLTLDPLQAGHYWIIMTPAGNETEKTGSEKEVLLAKYFEVLKYQMEDRSPYALQEGKNLDVNLDLKNATAEKNYTYWAIMIKDGAYTAFEGTNPRWRMNTGIRPIVNGVDLIKVLETNLSKYESKNGKDELQNEIQTLIGKDNGTISIGEKTQSNLSLKSLELPPGDYLLLTGTYGNNEGLTGITQKKLRISPKSLSGLGLNPSSENTFGDESSKKFKASPLMEIKSLLENPKSFILEDVKPYIQANSLAEVLRNPPKLPSFLLGFAVTLLVGFAVLRKKK, encoded by the coding sequence TTGAAGAAAAAAACAGGAATTTATAATGAAATATTTAGCAGAAAGTGGAGATTAATCTTCATTACTCTGGTTCTAATTTTTTCAGTAATTTCAATATCAGCTACAGGAGCGGGAAGCCAAACCAACAGCCAGGCAAGAGACAAAGTAGTACATGAGTCAAACATTGGAGTAAGTAACGAGACAGAAGATAATTATTTGTATTATATAGTAGACGAAAATTATACCGAAGTTAATTGCTTTGACTGCATGGAAAATGATGAAGATAACAATACAAAAGATGATTATTCTTCCTGCACAAAAAGTGACAAAAATTATACCGATAAATGCTCTTACTGCATAGAAGATGAAGAAAATCTTGAACAAAAAGTAGGAGAAAACAAAAGTAAGGAAAATCAAGAAACAGGAGAAAATAATACTAAATTAGAAACAGGAACAGGAAAAAGTACAGAAACAAAAGAAAAAGTGGAAAATAGTACTAAATCAGAAACAGAAAAAAATACAACAACTCAAAAAACAGTAGAAAATAATACTAAATCAGAAACAGGAACAGAAGCAGGAAAAAATACAACAACTCAAAAAACAGTAGAAAATAATACAAAATTAGAAACAGAAACAGGAAAAAATACAACAACTCAAGAAACAGGAGAAAATAATACTAAATCAAAAACAGAAACAGAAGCAGGAAAAAATACAACAACTCAAGAAACAATAGAAAATAATACTAAATCAAAAACAGAAACAGAAGCAGGAAAAAATACAACAACTCAAGAAACAATAGAAAATAATACTAAATCAAAAACAGAAACAGAAGCAGGAAAAAATACAACAACTCAAAAAACAGTAGAAAATAATACAAAATTAGAAACAGAAACAGAAGCAGGAAAAAATACAACAACTCAAGAAACAATAGAAAATAATACTAAATCAAAAACAGAAACAGAAGCAGGAAAAAATACAACAACTCAAGAAACAGGAGAAGACATTGAGCAAGAGACTGACCTAGCTGACTCTATTTTACATTACAAAGTGTATAAAATAGAAGAAAACAAAAGTAAGGAAAATCAGGAAACAGGAGAAAATAATACTAAATCAAAAACAGAAACAGGAAAAAATACAGATAGCAAAGAAAATATCAAAGGAAATGAATCAAAAAATTCAGAAGCTAATGTATCTAATTTGAAATATAAAACAATAACAGTAAATGAAACAGTTGAAAGGGAAAACAAATCAGAAAGTAACGATACAGATAGCAAAGAAAATATAAAAAAACGATCAAAAAATTCAGAAGCTAATATATCTAACTGGTATAAAACAATAACAGTAAATAAAACAGTTGAAAGGGAAAACAAATCAGAAAGTAACGATACAGATAGCAAAGAAAATATCGAAAAAAACGAATCAAAAAATTCAGAAGCTAATGTATCTAACTGGTATAAAACAACAACAGTAAATAAAACAGTTGATCAGGAAAACGAATCAGAAAGTAACAATACAGATAGCCAAGAAAACATCGGAGAAGATAACCAAAAAAGTTCAAAAAGTGGTGGGTCTAACTGTAAATGCAAAATAATAGCATCAAATAAAACAGTTGCTCAAGAAAATGAATCAAAAAGTTCAGAAAACAATGTATCTAATTTGAAATATAAAATAATAACAGTAAATAGAACCATCACCCAAAACAATACCAAAACGAAAAATGAAACAAAAAATGAAACAATCAATGAGTCGAAAAGTCTGAAAAGTACAGAAGTGGAAACTAAAAATAGAACCAAAACCTCAAATGGGATCTCAAACGAAACTTCAAATGGAACCTCAAACGGGACCTCAAATGGAATCTCAAACGAAACTTCAAATGGAACCTCAAATGGAACTTCAAACAGCACAAAAAGTGTGGAAAGCGAAGTATTGAGCCCTGAAGTAAACTGGACGGTGGCAAGTCAGGAAGTAAATAAAATAAAAGTATATAATTGGACAGGCAGTCAGGGAAACGAGTCTGTAACACCTAAGGTAAAAACCGAGAGAAATAGCTGGAACAATATTAAATTTATACTGTCGTATTCATATCCACTTCGTTCGTTTTATACCACAAAAGACAATGTGAATATAAGTTATAATGGACCTGGAACTTTAGGGCAGCAGAAAGTAGACATTTACCTCATCAAGGAATACAGCCCGAGTTCTCCGGAAAATGAGATTTTATATGGTACAAATAAAAGCACGATTAGTCTTGAAGATGTCTTAAACAATGATACAGAAGCTTATGTAAAGATACCTGCGACCCTGAACAAAGAAGGAGACCTTACTCCCCTGACACTGGACCCTCTTCAGGCAGGCCACTACTGGATCATTATGACCCCTGCAGGAAACGAAACGGAAAAAACAGGATCGGAAAAAGAGGTTCTTTTAGCAAAATATTTTGAAGTTCTCAAATACCAAATGGAAGACAGATCTCCATATGCCCTTCAAGAAGGCAAAAACTTAGACGTTAACCTGGATCTGAAGAATGCGACCGCTGAGAAGAATTATACTTACTGGGCTATAATGATAAAAGATGGTGCCTATACAGCATTTGAAGGCACAAACCCAAGATGGAGAATGAACACCGGAATCAGACCTATCGTGAACGGAGTTGACCTTATCAAGGTTTTGGAAACCAATTTGAGTAAATATGAATCCAAAAACGGAAAAGATGAACTTCAGAATGAGATCCAGACCCTTATAGGGAAAGATAACGGTACGATAAGCATAGGTGAGAAAACCCAGAGTAACCTTTCCCTGAAAAGTTTGGAACTTCCCCCAGGAGACTATCTCCTCCTTACAGGAACCTATGGAAATAATGAAGGCTTGACAGGTATAACCCAGAAAAAACTGAGAATATCCCCCAAAAGCTTATCTGGATTAGGCTTGAACCCCAGCTCAGAAAATACCTTCGGTGATGAATCTTCAAAGAAATTCAAAGCATCTCCACTTATGGAAATTAAGTCTCTTCTCGAAAATCCAAAATCATTCATACTCGAAGATGTCAAGCCATATATTCAAGCAAACTCATTAGCAGAAGTCTTACGAAATCCTCCAAAACTTCCCTCCTTCTTGTTGGGCTTTGCAGTAACCCTACTGGTAGGATTCGCAGTGCTGAGGAAAAAGAAATGA
- a CDS encoding TIGR04279 domain-containing protein produces the protein MLSEEIKLMKPIFTFIENQENKESLRLLFLLPVFLFLIISPGAAASSNWELNPQNPVVGDMMTIKGTGFEGDTAKVLVSFEKDVEVQDGEYEYLLEDVVIPSSSYNSFTVQAEGVEDLNVRAKMLLWLTKSAETKDGTVTVSQANVPPGTYKIRIDGKASGSSVKLKITAMQEIEVDSDGNFSYQYNTKSIPAGDFAVNVEGITKQIELQTSESLSSETNSSEHNSSEEQNKESLPSKMNSSGQNSSEEKDNESSGDTSEIKIYDWTDSQRNESAITGIKTEKNSWNNLKFILSYPYSLRPFYTVNESLKLSYYGPETLGQQNVDIYLIKEHSPCSPGKEISYSMNESTISLEDVLNNDTETYAKIPATLNKEGDLTPLTMGPLQAGHYWILITLAGNETEKTGSEKGILLAKYFEVLKYQMEARTSYNLQEGENLEINLDLKNAPAEKNYTYWAVLINDGAYTTSENTNSIWTTTKIRPIVNGIDLIRNLETNLSGNESENEKDDIQNEIQTLIGKDNGTISIGEKNQSNLSLKSLELPPGDYLLLMGAYENNESLAGIDQKKLKISSENSYGLDLKSISGKYLKYIFNGVKSLSAYVN, from the coding sequence TTGCTTTCTGAAGAAATTAAGCTAATGAAGCCCATTTTCACATTTATCGAAAATCAAGAGAATAAAGAAAGTTTGAGACTCCTGTTTTTGCTTCCTGTTTTCCTGTTCCTGATTATTTCTCCAGGAGCAGCTGCATCAAGCAACTGGGAACTTAACCCCCAAAATCCCGTTGTTGGGGATATGATGACAATAAAAGGAACCGGTTTTGAGGGAGATACTGCAAAAGTGCTGGTATCCTTCGAAAAAGATGTGGAGGTTCAGGATGGAGAATACGAGTACTTGCTTGAAGATGTAGTAATTCCCTCCAGCTCCTACAATAGTTTTACCGTGCAGGCAGAAGGAGTAGAGGATCTGAATGTGAGAGCAAAAATGCTCTTATGGTTAACTAAAAGCGCAGAGACAAAAGACGGCACTGTTACCGTTTCCCAGGCAAATGTTCCACCAGGAACATATAAGATAAGAATTGACGGAAAGGCAAGTGGTTCTAGTGTCAAACTCAAGATAACAGCCATGCAAGAGATAGAAGTAGATTCTGATGGAAATTTCAGCTATCAATATAATACTAAATCCATACCTGCAGGCGATTTTGCAGTAAATGTTGAGGGCATTACAAAGCAAATAGAATTACAGACATCAGAAAGCCTTTCTTCGGAAACAAACTCTTCGGAACATAACTCGAGTGAAGAACAAAATAAAGAAAGTCTGCCTTCAAAAATGAACTCATCGGGACAGAATTCAAGTGAAGAAAAAGATAACGAAAGTTCTGGAGATACATCTGAAATAAAAATATATGACTGGACAGACAGTCAGAGAAACGAGTCGGCAATAACTGGGATAAAAACAGAGAAAAATAGCTGGAACAATCTGAAATTTATATTGTCATATCCTTATTCTCTTCGTCCGTTTTATACCGTAAACGAGAGCTTAAAGTTAAGCTACTATGGACCTGAAACTTTAGGACAGCAGAATGTGGACATTTACCTCATTAAGGAACACAGTCCGTGTTCTCCGGGAAAAGAGATTTCATATAGTATGAATGAAAGCACGATTAGTCTTGAAGATGTCTTAAACAACGATACAGAAACTTATGCCAAGATACCTGCAACCCTGAACAAAGAAGGAGACCTTACTCCCCTGACAATGGGCCCTCTTCAGGCAGGCCACTACTGGATCCTTATAACCCTTGCAGGAAACGAAACGGAAAAAACAGGATCGGAAAAAGGAATCCTTTTAGCAAAATATTTTGAAGTTCTCAAATATCAAATGGAAGCCAGAACTTCATATAACCTTCAAGAAGGCGAAAACTTAGAAATAAACCTGGATCTGAAAAATGCACCCGCTGAGAAGAATTATACTTACTGGGCTGTGCTGATAAATGATGGTGCCTATACAACATCTGAAAACACAAACTCAATCTGGACGACCACCAAAATAAGGCCTATTGTGAACGGAATTGACCTTATCAGGAATTTGGAAACCAATTTGAGTGGAAATGAATCTGAAAATGAAAAAGACGACATTCAGAACGAGATCCAGACCCTTATAGGGAAAGATAACGGTACGATAAGCATAGGTGAGAAAAACCAGAGTAACCTTTCCCTGAAAAGCCTGGAACTTCCCCCAGGAGACTATCTCCTCCTTATGGGAGCCTATGAAAATAATGAAAGTCTGGCAGGCATAGACCAGAAAAAGCTGAAAATATCCTCCGAAAATTCGTATGGATTGGACTTGAAATCTATATCCGGAAAATACCTCAAGTATATCTTCAATGGAGTTAAGAGCCTCTCCGCTTATGTGAATTAA
- the rpl3p gene encoding 50S ribosomal protein L3, with protein MASIHRPKRGSLAFSPRKRAKSHIPRFRAWPEATGEPRLQGFAGYKVGMTHVIMVDDIKNSLTQGMEISVPVTVIETPAIRVAAIRAYAEDTTGEKAIAEVWAADLDPELKRRIPVPKGENMAETLGNIGKMIEDGKVSDIKAVTYTLPKSLTGVPKKTPDIMESGISARDLNTKFEYAKSILGTLVSITDVFKTGTLVDTAAITIGKGTQGPAKRWGTQLMKGKHSRQGSLRQIGTLGGFGLRRVSWRVPQMGQTGYHQRTEFNKRILKIGSDGEEVTPEGGFINYGLVRGDYVLIKGSVPGPSKRLIRLRDPIRAKKADLGEPNILHISRESKQG; from the coding sequence ATGGCAAGCATACACCGACCAAAACGAGGTTCCCTCGCATTTAGTCCACGTAAAAGGGCAAAGAGCCACATTCCACGGTTCAGAGCCTGGCCGGAGGCTACAGGTGAACCAAGGCTACAGGGTTTTGCAGGGTACAAGGTGGGCATGACCCACGTGATCATGGTTGATGACATAAAGAACAGCCTTACCCAGGGTATGGAAATCTCCGTACCCGTAACTGTCATCGAAACTCCCGCAATAAGGGTAGCAGCCATCCGGGCTTATGCAGAAGATACCACCGGAGAAAAGGCAATCGCTGAGGTCTGGGCAGCAGACCTTGATCCTGAACTCAAACGCAGGATCCCTGTACCAAAAGGAGAGAATATGGCTGAAACCCTTGGGAATATCGGTAAAATGATCGAAGACGGAAAGGTAAGCGATATCAAGGCAGTTACTTATACTCTGCCAAAGAGCCTTACCGGGGTTCCCAAAAAGACTCCAGATATCATGGAGTCTGGAATTAGCGCTCGGGATCTCAACACCAAGTTCGAGTACGCAAAATCAATCCTCGGTACCCTTGTAAGCATAACCGATGTTTTTAAGACCGGAACACTTGTTGACACAGCTGCAATTACTATCGGAAAAGGGACTCAGGGTCCTGCCAAGCGCTGGGGCACCCAGCTTATGAAAGGCAAGCACTCCAGACAGGGCAGTCTCAGGCAGATCGGTACTCTTGGTGGCTTCGGCCTTCGCCGTGTATCCTGGAGAGTCCCGCAGATGGGTCAGACAGGATATCACCAGAGAACTGAGTTCAATAAGCGCATTCTTAAGATTGGATCTGATGGGGAAGAAGTCACTCCAGAAGGCGGCTTCATCAATTATGGCCTTGTCCGTGGGGATTATGTGCTGATTAAAGGCAGCGTTCCAGGACCTTCAAAAAGGCTTATCAGACTCAGAGACCCTATCAGGGCAAAGAAAGCCGACCTTGGCGAACCAAATATCCTTCACATAAGCAGGGAATCCAAGCAGGGGTGA
- a CDS encoding IS701 family transposase — MDINPPKCTDIDYINFLIAASNVFSCTEAARCYPDIANAPSHDAFTRCLQRQPPDTEALWEEVKSYVKLKGGYLIVDDSTLDKPYAEEIAFVRRMWSGKHHRTVKGIGLVTLVWTDGTTVIPIDFRIYNIDVDDKTKNDHFRDMLDKAEERGFNPKFVLFDTWYASVKNLKAIRQKEWHFLTRLKNNRLVNPDNKGNVPLETVDIPPKGRVVHLKAYGFVKVFRIVSKNGDTQHWVTDVQEMDEAKREDLAKKSWKIEEYHRGIKQFCGVEKCQARKEESQRAHIMFSLRAFLRLELQRIKSGISWFESAMKIRRVAVTEYLRNPQYTLN, encoded by the coding sequence ATGGACATAAATCCACCTAAGTGTACCGACATTGACTACATTAATTTTCTCATTGCGGCTTCTAACGTTTTTAGCTGTACTGAAGCTGCTAGATGTTATCCAGACATAGCTAATGCTCCTTCTCATGATGCTTTTACTCGTTGCCTTCAAAGGCAACCTCCAGACACGGAAGCACTATGGGAGGAAGTAAAAAGTTATGTCAAGCTTAAGGGAGGATACCTAATTGTTGATGATTCAACATTAGATAAACCATACGCAGAAGAAATTGCTTTTGTTCGTCGTATGTGGAGTGGAAAACATCATCGTACTGTAAAGGGAATAGGCCTGGTTACCTTAGTTTGGACTGACGGTACAACCGTTATACCTATCGATTTTCGAATTTATAACATCGATGTAGACGACAAAACAAAGAATGACCATTTCCGTGATATGCTTGACAAGGCCGAAGAACGTGGTTTTAATCCCAAATTCGTTTTATTTGATACATGGTATGCAAGTGTGAAAAACCTTAAAGCCATTAGACAGAAAGAGTGGCATTTCCTTACAAGATTGAAAAATAATCGTTTGGTAAATCCTGACAACAAGGGAAATGTGCCACTTGAAACAGTAGATATTCCTCCAAAAGGACGTGTGGTTCACCTCAAAGCATATGGATTTGTAAAGGTGTTTAGGATAGTTTCAAAAAATGGAGACACGCAACACTGGGTTACAGATGTGCAAGAGATGGATGAAGCAAAACGTGAAGATTTGGCAAAGAAGTCATGGAAAATTGAGGAATATCATAGGGGAATAAAACAGTTCTGTGGTGTCGAAAAATGTCAGGCAAGAAAGGAAGAATCACAAAGAGCACATATAATGTTCTCATTAAGAGCTTTTCTTAGACTGGAATTACAAAGAATCAAAAGTGGAATATCCTGGTTTGAAAGTGCTATGAAAATTAGAAGAGTGGCAGTGACAGAATACTTAAGGAATCCCCAATACACGTTAAATTAA
- a CDS encoding TIGR04279 domain-containing protein has product MKKKIGTNGIDMRKCKLTFAALICIFALISVSAAVSEKGLWIASIEKNGDSVVFADHDDSQDEGGWIQLSGGQEIQLPEPLSFIYNGTNCVEKAGTVVKLNKDSNTEVNYTYPYSTHPFYTDGQKVTMTYNGPSAFKNQKVNVYLVNGSSVSSVKKAIVLAGNESINLGQIFGEGTDNSYIKLCATLDKKGDLLKPITFYSLKPGSYGIIVTLADDEDKENTSMEKKVLSATGFEVVNYELKTKADNNMKEGDNLDVTMSLKKAPADGKFTYGALLINEEAYKAEINVSSNGTIDGTNVSVNDIDLRDLGISSTNKSELTNAVQTLIGEGNGTISISDENQNTLSLTTFDLQPGNYLLFTGAYEPGKGLVGIDQDKLTISTKGTSPI; this is encoded by the coding sequence TTGAAGAAAAAAATAGGAACAAATGGAATAGATATGAGGAAATGTAAATTAACCTTCGCGGCTCTAATCTGCATTTTCGCACTTATTTCAGTATCAGCCGCAGTTTCCGAAAAAGGACTCTGGATTGCATCTATCGAGAAAAACGGAGATAGCGTCGTCTTTGCAGACCATGATGATAGCCAGGACGAGGGAGGATGGATTCAACTCAGCGGAGGACAAGAAATCCAGCTTCCAGAACCACTTAGCTTTATCTACAATGGAACCAACTGTGTTGAAAAAGCAGGAACTGTGGTTAAACTAAACAAGGATAGTAACACGGAAGTGAACTATACATACCCATACTCCACACATCCATTTTATACTGATGGCCAGAAAGTAACAATGACCTATAATGGTCCTTCAGCTTTTAAGAATCAGAAAGTGAATGTTTACCTTGTCAATGGGTCTAGTGTGAGTTCCGTCAAAAAAGCCATTGTTCTTGCGGGTAACGAAAGCATAAACCTGGGACAAATTTTCGGAGAAGGTACGGATAATTCTTACATCAAATTATGCGCGACTCTGGACAAGAAAGGAGACCTGCTTAAACCAATTACCTTCTACTCCCTTAAGCCCGGGAGTTACGGCATCATTGTAACACTTGCGGATGACGAAGACAAAGAGAACACCAGCATGGAAAAGAAAGTTCTTTCAGCAACTGGCTTTGAAGTAGTTAACTATGAACTGAAAACAAAGGCAGACAACAATATGAAGGAAGGCGACAACCTTGATGTTACAATGAGCCTGAAAAAAGCACCTGCTGATGGAAAGTTTACATACGGTGCCCTGCTGATAAATGAAGAGGCTTATAAAGCTGAAATAAACGTCAGCAGCAATGGGACAATAGACGGGACCAATGTTTCCGTTAACGATATAGACCTCAGGGATCTGGGCATAAGCTCCACAAACAAAAGTGAACTTACAAACGCAGTCCAGACTCTTATTGGAGAAGGCAACGGTACGATAAGTATAAGCGATGAAAACCAGAACACCCTTTCCCTTACAACCTTTGACCTCCAGCCAGGGAACTACCTCCTCTTTACAGGTGCCTATGAACCTGGCAAAGGCCTTGTAGGCATAGACCAGGATAAACTGACAATAAGTACAAAAGGAACCTCACCGATATAA